A section of the Thalassospira sp. TSL5-1 genome encodes:
- a CDS encoding benzaldehyde dehydrogenase gives MNQNTKTFIASDKWQGKVLFSDWEPANGGKIDVTNPATGQAIASVGFGIAADITRAAREARLAQRSWAKEAPETRAKILHTTTDLLEANAEELIPWIMKESGSTRIKAGIEIEHGAAFIRHAASLATQPMTIELPELDGRPNYAKRIPHGVVGVISPFNFPLVLSVRAIAPALALGNAVVHKPDPRTPISGGIIIARIFEEAGLPKGLLHVIPGGASAGEALCTSPDIAMISFTGSANAGARVGELCGKHLKKVQLELGGKNTLIILDDADVAVAASNAAWGAFLHQGQICMATGLVLAHESIAGEITKTLATKAQNLPVGDPMSDQVALGPIISDGQVKTIQDIVHDAINKGARLLTGGKPTDRFYPATVLAGITPDMRAFHEEIFGPVACIASFESDEQAIDLANRSQYGLAAGVISGSRDRALKVGEQLNVGHLHINDQTVNAGPFAPFGGRGKSGNGTRIGGPADIAEFTQWLWVSLKDEATAYPF, from the coding sequence ATGAACCAGAACACCAAAACCTTCATCGCCAGCGACAAATGGCAGGGCAAAGTGCTGTTTTCCGACTGGGAACCGGCAAATGGCGGCAAAATAGACGTCACAAACCCGGCCACCGGGCAGGCCATTGCCTCTGTCGGATTTGGCATAGCTGCCGATATTACACGCGCCGCCAGGGAGGCCCGCCTCGCCCAGCGCAGTTGGGCCAAAGAAGCGCCCGAAACCCGCGCAAAAATCCTCCATACAACAACCGATCTTCTGGAAGCCAACGCCGAAGAACTGATCCCGTGGATCATGAAGGAATCAGGCTCAACCCGCATCAAGGCGGGCATCGAAATTGAACATGGTGCCGCCTTTATCCGCCATGCCGCATCGCTGGCAACACAACCCATGACCATCGAACTGCCAGAGCTTGACGGCCGCCCCAATTACGCAAAGCGTATTCCGCATGGTGTTGTCGGGGTTATTTCGCCGTTCAATTTTCCCCTGGTCCTCTCTGTTCGGGCGATTGCCCCCGCCCTGGCCCTTGGCAATGCCGTTGTTCACAAACCGGACCCGCGCACACCCATTTCCGGAGGCATCATCATTGCCCGCATTTTTGAAGAAGCCGGTCTGCCAAAAGGATTACTGCACGTTATCCCCGGCGGCGCATCGGCGGGCGAAGCCCTGTGCACCAGCCCCGACATTGCGATGATCTCCTTTACCGGCTCGGCCAATGCAGGGGCACGGGTTGGCGAGCTGTGTGGAAAGCACCTTAAGAAAGTGCAACTGGAACTGGGCGGCAAAAACACCCTGATCATTCTGGACGACGCCGATGTCGCGGTGGCGGCCTCAAATGCCGCCTGGGGTGCCTTCCTGCATCAGGGGCAAATCTGTATGGCAACCGGCCTGGTGCTGGCCCATGAAAGCATCGCCGGGGAAATTACAAAAACCCTGGCGACCAAGGCGCAAAATCTTCCAGTCGGTGATCCCATGTCCGATCAGGTCGCGCTGGGGCCAATCATTTCCGATGGTCAGGTCAAAACCATTCAGGACATTGTTCATGATGCCATTAACAAGGGCGCACGCCTGCTTACCGGCGGAAAACCAACCGACAGGTTTTACCCGGCAACCGTACTGGCTGGCATCACCCCCGATATGCGCGCCTTTCACGAAGAAATCTTTGGTCCGGTTGCCTGCATCGCCTCCTTTGAGTCGGATGAACAGGCCATCGACCTTGCCAACAGATCACAATACGGGCTTGCGGCAGGTGTGATCTCTGGCTCACGCGACAGGGCGCTCAAGGTTGGCGAACAGCTAAATGTCGGCCATCTTCATATTAATGACCAGACTGTCAATGCTGGCCCATTTGCCCCCTTTGGCGGGCGTGGAAAGTCCGGCAATGGCACCCGCATCGGCGGACCAGCCGACATTGCGGAATTTACGCAGTGGCTTTGGGTATCGCTAAAGGATGAAGCAACGGCTTATCCTTTCTGA
- a CDS encoding thiolase family protein yields the protein MTGITKGLRTEFEDVWLLGGKRTPFVDYTGAFGKISPIDLGIKAARAAIEQAGVNAADIDFTVAGSMAQASFDAYMTPRHIGLYAGVPVDRPAHLVQRICGTGIEVILQAADHISLGRGHLALCVGTESMSRNPVAAYTHRSGFRMGQVEFKDFLWEALLDPAVNCTMGDTAENLAKQYDISRQEVDHFAARSFERAVRAQEDGFLAGEITPVTNETFATDGFNNRDIRLPRNIDQVDADSHVKPSSYEVLAKIRPAFGGVQTGGNSSAVVDGAAAVVLGSAAYARAHNLAPQARIIAGVSVGVPPEIMGIGPVPAIRALLDHTGMTLDQIDRIEINEAFGAQILACIRELELDEDKVNVNGGAIAIGHPLAATGVRITNTLARALHQCGGRYGIASACIGGGQGIAVLIERAEVN from the coding sequence ATGACCGGAATTACGAAAGGATTGCGCACCGAATTTGAGGATGTGTGGCTGTTGGGCGGCAAGCGGACGCCCTTTGTTGATTATACCGGTGCCTTTGGCAAAATTTCACCGATTGACCTTGGCATCAAGGCCGCACGGGCCGCCATCGAACAGGCGGGCGTGAATGCGGCGGATATTGATTTTACCGTGGCGGGCTCGATGGCCCAGGCATCGTTTGATGCCTATATGACGCCGCGCCATATTGGGCTTTATGCCGGTGTTCCGGTGGATCGTCCCGCCCATCTTGTCCAGCGTATTTGCGGCACCGGGATCGAGGTCATCTTGCAGGCGGCCGATCATATCTCGCTGGGGCGTGGGCACCTGGCCCTGTGTGTGGGCACGGAATCCATGAGCCGCAATCCTGTTGCTGCCTATACCCATCGCAGCGGGTTTCGCATGGGGCAGGTGGAGTTCAAGGATTTCCTGTGGGAGGCCCTGCTGGATCCGGCGGTTAATTGCACGATGGGCGATACGGCGGAAAACCTGGCGAAACAATACGATATTTCCCGGCAAGAGGTGGACCATTTTGCCGCGCGCAGTTTTGAACGCGCCGTGCGTGCCCAGGAAGACGGTTTTTTGGCGGGCGAAATTACGCCTGTTACCAACGAAACATTTGCGACTGATGGTTTTAACAATCGTGACATTCGCCTGCCGCGCAACATTGATCAGGTAGATGCGGATTCTCATGTCAAACCGTCTTCTTACGAAGTTCTTGCAAAAATCCGTCCCGCATTTGGCGGGGTGCAAACGGGGGGAAATTCGTCTGCCGTGGTGGATGGTGCGGCGGCAGTTGTGCTGGGCAGTGCAGCCTATGCCAGGGCGCATAATCTTGCCCCGCAGGCGCGCATCATTGCCGGTGTATCGGTAGGCGTGCCGCCGGAAATTATGGGCATTGGCCCGGTCCCGGCCATTCGGGCCCTGCTGGACCATACCGGCATGACGCTGGATCAAATCGACCGGATTGAAATTAACGAGGCCTTTGGCGCGCAAATTCTCGCCTGCATTCGCGAACTGGAACTGGACGAGGATAAGGTCAATGTCAATGGCGGGGCGATTGCCATTGGGCATCCTCTTGCTGCCACGGGGGTGCGCATTACCAATACCCTTGCCCGCGCGTTGCATCAGTGTGGCGGGCGCTATGGCATTGCGTCGGCCTGTATTGGCGGCGGGCAGGGCATTGCTGTTTTGATCGAGCGGGCAGAGGTTAACTGA
- a CDS encoding NAD(P)-dependent alcohol dehydrogenase: MEICAAVAREKGGDFSLETLEIEAPRAGEILVKVVATGVCHTDLAVRDGHLPTPLPVVLGHEGAGIVTQVGAGVTKVAPGDHVVMTFNFCGHCPSCEDNAPSYCYEFFPRNFFATRPDGSTALSNQDGSIHANFFGQSSFATYAICHELNIVKVKPEAPLNLLGPLACGVQTGAGAVLNALKVGAGKSFAVFGTGSVGLSAVMAAKVADAKTIIAIDTNDKRLELARELGATHTINPGKTGTIDAIMATLEHGVNFALDTTGIPAVIRTAVESLAPRGTCGILGASGPDVEIVLNETHLMSAGRKLVGIVEGDSSPDTFIPFLIDLYLQGRFPFDKLVTFYPFAKINQAVEDSATGTSVKPVVLMDHAEQS, from the coding sequence ATGGAAATTTGTGCCGCAGTCGCACGCGAAAAAGGCGGTGACTTTTCGCTTGAAACACTTGAAATCGAAGCACCCCGGGCAGGCGAGATTTTGGTAAAGGTGGTTGCAACCGGCGTATGCCATACCGACCTTGCAGTCCGGGATGGGCATTTGCCAACCCCTTTGCCCGTCGTCCTGGGTCATGAGGGGGCCGGCATTGTCACACAGGTCGGTGCTGGTGTTACCAAGGTGGCACCGGGCGACCATGTGGTGATGACATTTAACTTCTGTGGTCACTGCCCAAGCTGCGAAGATAACGCGCCATCCTATTGTTATGAATTCTTTCCACGCAATTTCTTTGCCACCCGGCCCGATGGCTCCACGGCCCTGTCAAATCAGGATGGCAGCATTCATGCAAATTTCTTCGGTCAATCCTCGTTTGCGACCTATGCCATCTGCCACGAGCTCAATATCGTAAAAGTCAAGCCGGAGGCGCCGTTGAACCTTCTGGGCCCGCTTGCCTGCGGCGTACAAACCGGCGCGGGTGCGGTACTTAATGCCCTAAAGGTTGGCGCGGGAAAATCCTTTGCCGTTTTTGGCACCGGCTCGGTCGGGCTTTCGGCTGTGATGGCGGCAAAGGTGGCCGATGCGAAAACCATTATCGCCATTGATACAAATGACAAACGGCTTGAGCTTGCCAGGGAACTGGGGGCGACCCACACCATCAACCCGGGAAAAACCGGCACGATTGATGCGATCATGGCAACGCTGGAACACGGTGTTAATTTCGCCCTGGATACCACCGGCATCCCGGCGGTGATCCGCACCGCTGTTGAAAGCCTTGCCCCGCGCGGCACCTGCGGCATTTTGGGCGCATCGGGGCCGGATGTGGAAATTGTGTTGAATGAAACGCACCTGATGAGTGCAGGACGCAAACTTGTTGGCATTGTCGAGGGGGATTCCAGCCCCGATACCTTCATCCCGTTTTTGATTGATCTTTACCTTCAGGGACGCTTCCCGTTTGACAAACTGGTGACTTTCTATCCATTTGCCAAAATCAACCAGGCGGTCGAGGATTCCGCAACCGGCACATCGGTCAAACCCGTCGTCCTGATGGATCACGCTGAACAGTCCTGA
- a CDS encoding glycoside hydrolase family 105 protein: MGTDTLSLRDDLQSKISQIVKGLRNLRDEGQFNEPNLDGTAGDYVSFDSWEWPQGVGLYGIAQLWLQTGDEQAREILENWYEKQLKQGLPPQNVNTTAPMLALSLLWQQTRDPRWKPVLDDWANRLIEEAPRTVSGGFQHDVSDKINDGELWDDTLFMLALFLASYGQGAERPELVDEAKFQFLVHTHYLCEPETALWFHGWSFDGNHNFARARWARGNSWISAGILDLIDLAELDPATRRFLLWVVKAQLTSLLEYQCESGAWRTLVDDPSSYEEISATSAIGYALLKGYRLGLGPENWKDAGNKALQAVLRNIDHEGVVQQVSYGTRMGHDLQFYKDIPLHPTGYGQSMALLCLVEALNHIN; encoded by the coding sequence ATGGGAACCGATACCCTCAGCCTTCGCGACGACCTGCAAAGCAAAATATCCCAGATCGTTAAAGGCCTGCGCAACCTGCGTGATGAAGGACAGTTCAACGAACCGAACCTCGATGGAACGGCCGGGGATTATGTCAGTTTTGACAGTTGGGAATGGCCTCAGGGTGTCGGGCTTTACGGGATTGCACAATTATGGCTGCAAACCGGAGACGAACAGGCGCGGGAAATTCTGGAAAACTGGTACGAAAAACAGCTTAAACAGGGTCTGCCGCCGCAAAATGTGAACACGACAGCCCCCATGCTGGCGCTTTCCCTTTTATGGCAGCAGACCCGTGATCCCCGCTGGAAACCCGTGCTCGATGACTGGGCCAACCGACTGATCGAGGAAGCCCCGCGCACGGTTTCTGGCGGGTTTCAGCATGATGTGTCCGACAAGATCAACGATGGTGAATTGTGGGACGACACCCTGTTCATGCTGGCCCTTTTCCTGGCATCTTATGGTCAGGGGGCGGAACGCCCGGAGCTGGTGGATGAAGCAAAATTCCAGTTTCTGGTTCATACGCATTATCTGTGTGAACCTGAAACAGCATTGTGGTTTCACGGCTGGAGCTTTGATGGCAACCACAATTTTGCCCGTGCCCGCTGGGCCCGGGGGAATTCCTGGATTTCGGCCGGTATCCTGGATTTGATCGACCTGGCGGAGCTTGATCCGGCGACCCGCCGGTTCCTGCTTTGGGTGGTCAAGGCACAGCTAACGTCGCTTCTGGAATATCAATGTGAAAGCGGGGCCTGGCGCACCCTGGTGGATGATCCTTCCTCTTACGAGGAAATTTCGGCGACCTCAGCCATCGGCTATGCCCTGCTCAAGGGCTATCGCCTGGGTCTGGGCCCGGAAAACTGGAAGGACGCCGGAAACAAGGCCCTTCAGGCCGTGCTCCGCAACATTGATCATGAGGGCGTTGTCCAGCAGGTGTCCTATGGCACCCGGATGGGGCATGACCTTCAATTCTACAAAGATATTCCGCTGCATCCAACGGGATATGGGCAGTCAATGGCACTGCTGTGCCTAGTCGAGGCACTTAATCATATTAACTGA
- a CDS encoding SDR family NAD(P)-dependent oxidoreductase — MHLDQLSAIITGGGSGLGAATARKFAKAGARVAVLDRNEDAANQIAADIGGIAVTVDIADPASVAAAFNTVTNKLGIPRILVNCAGIGTASRILPRSGDLPIDDFIKTLNINLTGSFITLSHAAKLMAEAAPLNDDGERGVIINTSSVGYEDGQIGQCAYAASKGGIAAMTLPAARELARIGVRVMTIAPGLFATAMTDTLPDEAREAIAANIPFPKRLGHASEYAELACHIVENTMLNGTVIRLDGAVRLQAR, encoded by the coding sequence ATGCACCTTGATCAGTTATCGGCCATCATAACAGGCGGTGGCAGTGGCCTTGGCGCTGCAACGGCGCGCAAATTTGCCAAAGCCGGTGCACGGGTTGCCGTCCTGGACCGTAATGAAGACGCCGCAAACCAAATTGCCGCCGACATTGGCGGGATCGCCGTCACAGTTGATATTGCCGACCCGGCCTCGGTTGCTGCGGCATTCAATACTGTGACCAACAAACTTGGCATTCCACGCATCCTTGTCAATTGTGCGGGGATCGGCACCGCAAGCCGCATATTGCCGCGCAGTGGCGACTTGCCGATTGATGATTTTATCAAAACGCTCAACATCAATCTGACCGGCAGCTTTATTACCTTGAGCCACGCCGCCAAATTAATGGCCGAAGCTGCCCCCCTGAATGACGATGGTGAACGTGGCGTTATCATCAATACATCATCGGTGGGCTATGAGGACGGCCAAATCGGCCAGTGTGCCTATGCAGCATCGAAAGGTGGCATTGCCGCGATGACGCTGCCCGCCGCGCGCGAACTGGCACGGATTGGCGTTCGGGTTATGACCATCGCACCGGGCCTGTTTGCCACCGCCATGACCGACACCCTGCCCGATGAAGCCCGCGAGGCCATTGCGGCCAATATTCCGTTCCCCAAACGGTTGGGTCATGCCAGCGAATATGCCGAACTGGCCTGCCACATCGTTGAAAACACCATGCTGAATGGCACCGTCATTCGTCTTGACGGGGCCGTGCGCCTTCAGGCGCGATAA
- a CDS encoding serine hydrolase, which produces MLHRRLWGAAAFAGAIATSAVPGFATEQTSRWLTPTMINARAHMFSPDLNFLTFQHMNQMFATRTVKAGDHVWQLPEKPVSLEGDYTLNGKTVSLDGYLEAVYTNALVVVKDGAIVYETYRNGSTPDTRFMTFSVAKSYVSTLIGLALHDGFIKSLDDKVTDYLPEMAGSGYDGPTIRDLLRMRSGVDWQEIYKFGSETQLTQVHDNSLVGYKYRWCDYAANQSKPGPNKPGAVFNYATLDTSVLGCVLERVVGMTGAEYMSKKLWQPAGMENDAYWVMDGPENVGREFFGAGLNATARDHARFGLMFLNGGKANGKQVVPADWVQEATVPDEGYEPTAAGEPFGYQYQWWTLPGSDAYSAIGLFHQFIYVDPANNMVIVKASYTPEPEGREDENISLFNQIADRLSK; this is translated from the coding sequence ATGTTACATCGTCGTTTATGGGGGGCGGCAGCATTTGCCGGTGCCATCGCAACATCTGCTGTTCCCGGCTTTGCCACCGAGCAGACGTCACGCTGGTTAACACCAACCATGATCAATGCCCGGGCGCATATGTTTTCGCCGGATCTGAACTTTTTGACCTTTCAGCATATGAACCAGATGTTTGCCACCCGTACCGTCAAGGCGGGGGATCATGTTTGGCAGTTGCCGGAAAAGCCGGTGTCGCTGGAAGGCGATTATACCCTGAATGGCAAAACTGTTAGCCTGGATGGCTATCTGGAAGCGGTTTATACCAACGCTCTGGTGGTCGTGAAGGATGGGGCGATTGTTTATGAAACCTATCGTAATGGCAGCACGCCCGATACCCGCTTTATGACCTTTTCGGTTGCCAAGTCTTATGTCTCGACCTTGATCGGTTTGGCGCTGCATGACGGTTTCATCAAAAGCCTGGATGACAAGGTAACAGACTACCTGCCCGAAATGGCGGGATCGGGCTATGACGGGCCGACAATCCGCGATCTGCTGCGTATGCGCTCTGGCGTGGACTGGCAGGAAATTTATAAATTCGGCAGCGAAACCCAACTGACTCAGGTGCATGATAATTCGCTGGTGGGCTATAAATACCGCTGGTGTGATTATGCCGCCAATCAGTCCAAGCCCGGCCCCAACAAGCCCGGCGCGGTTTTTAATTACGCCACCCTGGATACCAGTGTGTTGGGCTGTGTGCTCGAACGTGTGGTGGGCATGACCGGGGCGGAATATATGTCCAAAAAGCTCTGGCAGCCCGCAGGCATGGAAAATGATGCCTATTGGGTGATGGACGGCCCGGAAAATGTTGGGCGGGAATTTTTTGGTGCCGGATTAAACGCCACCGCCCGCGACCATGCCCGCTTTGGCCTGATGTTTTTAAATGGCGGCAAGGCCAATGGCAAACAGGTTGTCCCGGCTGACTGGGTCCAAGAGGCCACCGTGCCCGATGAAGGTTATGAACCAACGGCAGCGGGTGAACCGTTTGGCTATCAATATCAATGGTGGACCCTGCCGGGATCGGATGCCTATTCGGCGATTGGCCTGTTTCACCAGTTCATTTATGTCGATCCGGCAAACAATATGGTGATCGTCAAGGCCAGCTACACGCCAGAGCCCGAAGGCCGGGAAGACGAAAATATCAGCTTGTTTAACCAGATTGCAGACCGGCTGTCGAAATAA
- a CDS encoding feruloyl-CoA synthase, which yields MPMIAEPGLRPVRMGDTRVSASKRDDGTIYVHSGETPDDYPRAITDKLDYWAEQTPDQVFLADRDPSGDWETRTYRQTRQEVRQLAQYLLSLDLSVDRPVLILSGNSLAHGLLALAAMYVGIPYAPVSSAYSLISKDFAKLRHVCELLEPGLVFVEDGAKYAKALSAVLPAKTRILVVENGLSEFAVDTFSNALATDVTDAVDRANARVTEDTIAKFLFTSGSTGMPKAVINTQRMICFNQMMLRHTLAFLQDEPPVMLDWLPWNHTAGGNHNFGIALYNGGSFYIDQGKPTPDGIFETVRNLCEISPTMYFNVPKGFEMLVQHLQENPALRDSFFRRLKLMQYAGAGLSQYVWDNLERIALDTIGEKIVMVTGYGSTETAPFAFTTTWAVDQAASVGLPAVGLDVKLVPNGEKLEVRLRGPSITPGYWKQPDKTRESFDDEGYYLIGDALKFVDPDHIERGFLFDGRVCEDFKLSTGTWVHVAAIRANIAETFAPYVRDAVLTGLNENHIGALLFADFVACRKLCPDLPDGASERDIATHPAVLAHFQQKLNELAAQATGSAQLVACAILLDRSPDLDAHEVTDKGSINQRAVLTSRADKVADLYREPAPEHVMIAQKGN from the coding sequence ATGCCTATGATTGCTGAACCCGGATTGCGTCCGGTTCGCATGGGGGATACTCGCGTTTCGGCATCAAAGCGGGACGATGGCACCATTTATGTGCACTCAGGTGAAACACCCGATGACTATCCCCGCGCCATTACCGACAAACTGGATTACTGGGCCGAACAGACGCCCGATCAGGTGTTTTTGGCAGACCGGGATCCATCCGGTGACTGGGAAACGCGGACCTATCGCCAAACCCGCCAGGAAGTCCGCCAGTTAGCGCAATATCTGTTAAGTCTCGACCTTTCAGTGGATCGCCCGGTTTTAATCCTGTCGGGCAACAGCCTTGCGCATGGTTTATTGGCCCTGGCCGCCATGTATGTTGGCATTCCCTATGCGCCGGTTTCATCGGCTTATTCCCTGATCTCAAAGGACTTTGCCAAACTGCGCCATGTGTGCGAACTGCTGGAACCCGGTTTGGTGTTTGTCGAAGACGGGGCAAAATACGCCAAGGCATTATCTGCCGTGCTGCCTGCCAAAACGCGGATTTTGGTGGTTGAAAACGGCCTGTCGGAATTTGCGGTCGATACGTTTTCAAATGCGCTTGCCACCGATGTGACGGATGCGGTGGACCGGGCCAATGCCCGTGTGACCGAGGATACCATTGCCAAATTCCTGTTTACATCCGGCTCCACCGGGATGCCCAAGGCCGTGATCAACACGCAACGCATGATCTGTTTTAACCAGATGATGTTGCGCCATACCCTGGCTTTTTTGCAGGACGAACCCCCGGTGATGCTGGACTGGCTGCCATGGAACCATACGGCGGGCGGTAATCATAATTTTGGCATCGCCCTTTATAATGGCGGCAGTTTTTACATCGATCAGGGCAAGCCAACCCCGGACGGCATTTTTGAAACCGTCCGTAATCTATGTGAAATCTCGCCAACCATGTATTTTAACGTCCCTAAGGGGTTTGAAATGCTGGTGCAGCATTTGCAGGAAAATCCGGCTTTGCGGGACTCGTTTTTTCGGCGGCTTAAGCTGATGCAATATGCCGGGGCGGGTTTGTCGCAATATGTGTGGGACAATCTCGAACGCATCGCCCTTGATACCATCGGCGAGAAAATCGTGATGGTCACGGGTTATGGCTCCACCGAAACCGCCCCGTTTGCCTTTACCACCACCTGGGCGGTGGATCAGGCGGCCAGTGTTGGCCTTCCGGCGGTGGGGCTGGATGTTAAGCTGGTGCCCAATGGCGAAAAACTTGAAGTGCGCCTGCGCGGACCCAGCATCACGCCAGGATACTGGAAACAGCCCGATAAAACCCGGGAATCATTTGATGACGAGGGCTATTATCTGATTGGTGATGCGTTAAAATTTGTCGATCCCGATCATATTGAACGTGGTTTTCTGTTTGACGGGCGGGTGTGCGAGGATTTCAAACTATCGACCGGCACTTGGGTGCATGTTGCTGCCATCCGGGCCAATATTGCCGAAACCTTTGCCCCCTATGTGCGTGATGCGGTTTTAACCGGCCTTAATGAAAATCATATCGGCGCATTGCTGTTTGCCGATTTTGTCGCCTGCCGAAAATTATGCCCCGATTTGCCGGATGGCGCATCCGAACGCGATATCGCAACCCATCCGGCTGTTCTGGCACATTTCCAGCAAAAACTGAACGAACTGGCCGCACAGGCCACCGGGAGTGCCCAGTTGGTTGCCTGCGCCATCCTGCTGGATCGATCACCGGACCTTGATGCCCATGAAGTCACGGATAAAGGATCGATCAATCAGCGCGCCGTTTTGACCAGCCGTGCCGACAAGGTTGCTGATCTGTACCGGGAGCCAGCGCCAGAACATGTGATGATCGCGCAGAAAGGAAACTGA